In a genomic window of Agrobacterium tumefaciens:
- a CDS encoding ABC transporter permease: protein MNWTAFRALLSHWRYRPLQLLTLIVGVTLATGLWCAVQAINAEARASYVRAASVLAQNQLDQLVAKDGGRISSQTYARLRRAGLHVSPIIEGDYRFGTTRIRLIGIDPLTMPSDGMVPAPSDPSGLVEFIQTPGQMIVSAATAATLKDTSGLTIKARADLPDGAAFVDISTADRMLKRNGELSRLIVSPSQDPDLPTIGNIAPELSLEQAQSRPDVASLTDSFHLNLTAFGFLAFVVGLFIVYSATGLSFEQRRGSFRTMRSLGVSLRSLTVMLVIETALFALVSGALGIVVGYVVASALLPGVAATLRGLYGASVAGSLSLRPEWWIAGLAMALVGTGLSSLQHLLRVWRMPILSTAQGRAWAMVSTKSLLHQAASGLVLLFVSGSLVLLGGGLISGFAVLAALLLGAALILPTLLALGMRVAEHISGHGLTRWFFADTRQQLPGLSLALMALLLALSANIGVGTMVSSFRQTFVGWLDQRLAAEVYVTARDEAEAARLRQWFPHHARAVLPIWSTEGEISGQDVRIFGVADDATYRDHWPLISGAPATWDEIASGKGALVNEQFWRSGKASPGAEIEMPSGWKARVVGVFSDYGNPRGEIIIGLDALVQHYPDIEKLRYGLRMEPEDVAGFRQRLMTEFGLPEANIVDQASLKRQSAAIFEQTFAVTGALNVLTLAVAGFAMFSSQLTLASLRLPQLAPVWALGLRRRDLAMLEVLRTLALWLVTFIAAIPVGLGLAWVLLAIINVEAFGWRLPLILFPLDWLRLGLVALLAAIISVLIPVRRLAKTAPADLLRIFASER from the coding sequence ATGAACTGGACCGCCTTCCGGGCGCTGCTCTCACACTGGCGCTACCGACCGCTTCAGCTTCTCACCCTCATTGTCGGCGTCACGCTTGCAACCGGCCTCTGGTGCGCGGTCCAGGCAATCAATGCCGAAGCCAGAGCAAGTTATGTCCGGGCGGCCTCGGTCCTGGCGCAAAACCAGCTGGATCAACTGGTGGCAAAGGACGGCGGCAGAATTTCCTCGCAAACATATGCCCGGCTTCGAAGGGCGGGTTTGCACGTCTCTCCGATCATTGAAGGCGATTACAGGTTTGGTACGACGCGTATCAGGCTTATCGGCATCGACCCCCTGACCATGCCGTCGGACGGAATGGTGCCTGCACCATCTGATCCGTCCGGGCTGGTGGAATTCATTCAGACGCCCGGACAGATGATCGTTTCTGCTGCAACGGCTGCCACATTGAAAGATACCTCTGGCCTTACCATTAAGGCACGAGCGGATCTCCCCGACGGCGCAGCATTTGTCGATATTTCCACGGCTGACCGCATGTTGAAACGCAATGGTGAACTGAGCCGGCTTATCGTTTCGCCATCGCAAGACCCCGATCTTCCGACGATCGGAAACATAGCCCCTGAACTTTCACTCGAACAGGCACAAAGCAGGCCCGATGTCGCAAGCCTCACGGACAGTTTTCATCTCAACCTGACGGCTTTTGGTTTTCTTGCCTTCGTTGTCGGTCTCTTCATCGTGTATTCCGCAACGGGCCTGTCGTTCGAGCAACGGCGTGGATCGTTCAGGACCATGCGGTCGCTCGGGGTCTCGCTTCGCTCCTTAACCGTGATGCTGGTTATCGAAACCGCGCTCTTTGCACTGGTATCGGGAGCGCTCGGCATTGTTGTCGGATACGTGGTCGCATCGGCTCTGTTGCCGGGCGTGGCCGCGACCCTGCGCGGCCTTTACGGGGCCAGTGTTGCCGGTTCACTCTCGCTGCGCCCTGAATGGTGGATCGCCGGCCTTGCAATGGCGCTGGTGGGGACCGGGCTCTCCTCGCTCCAACATCTCCTCCGCGTCTGGCGGATGCCGATACTGTCCACGGCACAGGGCAGGGCGTGGGCGATGGTGTCCACGAAAAGCCTCCTCCATCAGGCGGCCTCCGGGTTGGTTCTGCTTTTTGTATCTGGCTCGCTTGTCCTGCTGGGCGGCGGGCTCATTTCAGGTTTCGCAGTGCTTGCAGCGCTTCTTCTGGGCGCTGCACTCATTCTTCCAACCTTGCTGGCACTGGGCATGAGAGTGGCCGAACACATCTCCGGACACGGACTGACCCGCTGGTTTTTCGCCGATACGCGCCAGCAACTGCCGGGTCTTTCCCTGGCGCTGATGGCATTGCTGCTCGCTTTGTCGGCCAATATCGGGGTCGGCACCATGGTCTCAAGCTTCAGGCAAACCTTTGTGGGATGGCTCGATCAGCGCCTGGCCGCAGAGGTCTATGTGACGGCCCGTGACGAGGCTGAAGCTGCGCGTTTGCGGCAGTGGTTTCCCCACCACGCAAGGGCGGTTCTACCCATCTGGAGTACGGAAGGGGAAATTTCGGGGCAGGACGTCCGCATCTTCGGCGTCGCTGACGATGCGACATACAGGGATCATTGGCCGTTGATTTCGGGTGCGCCCGCAACATGGGACGAGATTGCGAGCGGGAAGGGTGCACTGGTCAACGAACAGTTCTGGAGGTCAGGAAAGGCGTCGCCCGGCGCAGAGATAGAAATGCCAAGTGGCTGGAAAGCCCGGGTCGTCGGGGTGTTTTCCGACTATGGCAATCCGAGGGGCGAGATCATCATTGGTCTTGATGCCCTCGTCCAGCACTACCCGGACATTGAAAAGCTGAGATACGGCCTTCGCATGGAGCCAGAGGATGTTGCGGGCTTCAGACAACGCCTCATGACGGAGTTCGGCCTGCCCGAAGCCAATATTGTAGACCAGGCCTCGTTGAAACGGCAGTCTGCTGCAATCTTCGAACAGACGTTTGCGGTCACCGGCGCGCTTAATGTGCTCACGCTCGCGGTGGCGGGTTTTGCCATGTTTTCGAGCCAGCTTACGCTCGCTTCGCTTCGATTGCCGCAGCTTGCTCCTGTCTGGGCACTTGGACTTCGTCGCCGCGACCTTGCGATGCTGGAGGTGCTGCGAACTCTTGCGTTATGGCTTGTGACATTCATTGCCGCCATTCCTGTCGGGCTGGGACTGGCCTGGGTTTTGCTGGCAATCATCAATGTGGAGGCTTTTGGATGGCGACTGCCGCTGATCCTGTTTCCGCTGGACTGGCTGAGGCTGGGTCTTGTTGCCCTGCTCGCCGCCATCATTTCGGTCCTGATCCCTGTTCGACGGCTTGCTAAAACCGCGCCGGCCGATCTTTTGAGGATATTCGCCAGTGAACGCTAA